The following proteins are co-located in the Haloplanus sp. HW8-1 genome:
- the pan2 gene encoding proteasome-activating nucleotidase Pan2: MSRSPSLPDRPRLDLDPEMSDAERLDAIRKHYERMVRVNEELSERLDETDDRREELMEEVDHLKRRNEVLKTSSLYVATVEEVADEGTIIKQHGNNQEVLTEPSPRIRKELSAGDRVAVNDSFSVQTVLDDETDSRAQAMEVEESPTVTYDDIGGIDDQVREVREAVEDPLLTPELFEEVGVDPPSGVLLHGPPGTGKTMLAKAVANETDATFIKMAGSELVRKFIGEGSRLVRDLFELAAERQPAVIFIDEIDAVAAKRTDSKTSGDAEVQRTMMQLLSEMDGFDDRGEIRIMAATNRFDMLDEAILRPGRFDRLIEVPKPGVEGRAQILRIHTRDMNIADGVDFEALADDLDDYSGADIASLATEAGMFAIRDDRTEVRMSDFLDAKAKIEDTDDSGPVMAFTDYQY, from the coding sequence ATGTCACGGAGTCCGTCGCTTCCGGATCGGCCGCGCCTCGATCTCGATCCGGAAATGTCAGACGCGGAGCGCCTCGACGCCATCCGCAAGCATTACGAACGCATGGTCCGCGTCAACGAAGAACTCTCGGAACGTCTCGACGAGACCGACGACCGTCGCGAGGAACTCATGGAGGAGGTCGACCACCTCAAGCGGCGCAACGAGGTGCTGAAGACCTCGTCGCTGTACGTCGCCACCGTCGAGGAAGTGGCTGACGAGGGGACGATCATCAAACAGCACGGCAACAACCAGGAGGTCCTGACGGAGCCGTCGCCGCGCATCCGCAAGGAACTCTCGGCGGGCGACCGCGTGGCCGTCAACGACTCCTTCAGCGTCCAGACCGTCCTCGACGACGAGACGGACTCCCGCGCCCAGGCGATGGAAGTCGAGGAGTCGCCGACGGTCACCTACGACGACATCGGCGGCATCGACGATCAGGTCCGTGAGGTCCGCGAGGCCGTCGAGGATCCGCTCTTGACGCCGGAACTGTTCGAGGAGGTCGGCGTCGACCCACCCTCGGGCGTCCTGCTCCACGGGCCGCCGGGCACCGGGAAGACGATGCTGGCGAAGGCCGTCGCCAACGAGACGGACGCCACCTTCATCAAGATGGCCGGCTCGGAACTGGTCCGGAAGTTCATCGGCGAGGGATCGCGGCTGGTCCGCGATCTGTTCGAACTCGCCGCCGAGCGCCAGCCCGCGGTCATCTTCATCGACGAGATCGACGCCGTCGCCGCCAAGCGGACGGACTCGAAGACCTCCGGCGACGCCGAGGTCCAGCGGACGATGATGCAGTTGCTCTCGGAGATGGACGGCTTCGACGATCGGGGCGAGATCCGCATCATGGCCGCGACCAACCGCTTCGACATGCTGGACGAGGCCATTCTCCGGCCGGGGCGGTTCGACCGCCTCATCGAGGTGCCGAAACCGGGCGTGGAGGGGCGGGCACAGATCCTCCGCATCCACACCCGCGATATGAACATCGCCGACGGCGTCGACTTCGAGGCACTGGCCGACGACCTGGACGACTACAGCGGCGCCGACATCGCCTCGCTGGCCACGGAGGCGGGGATGTTCGCCATCCGCGACGACCGCACCGAGGTCAGGATGAGCGACTTCCTCGACGCCAAGGCGAAAATCGAGGACACCGACGACTCCGGGCCCGTGATGGCCTTCACCGACTACCAGTACTGA
- a CDS encoding DUF5811 family protein, producing the protein MNGNTPYGGAPGVVDAGQLSTDVELTTDQRQSLQRAVAGIVSQTRSYLPDSYTVGSELSYGSSGPTATVAVRPPAGHPVSAGFAPDLDDLEAGIGADERDEVARGLAASAALQVMDAVGDGITPTAR; encoded by the coding sequence ATGAATGGAAACACGCCGTACGGAGGCGCACCCGGAGTAGTCGACGCGGGACAGCTGTCGACGGACGTCGAACTCACGACGGACCAACGGCAGTCCCTCCAGCGGGCCGTGGCTGGAATCGTCTCACAGACCCGATCCTATCTGCCCGACAGCTACACTGTCGGATCGGAACTGTCCTACGGATCGAGCGGGCCGACGGCGACCGTGGCCGTCCGGCCCCCGGCCGGCCACCCGGTCAGCGCGGGATTCGCACCCGACCTCGACGACCTCGAAGCGGGGATCGGCGCGGACGAACGTGACGAAGTCGCGCGCGGGTTGGCCGCCAGCGCGGCGCTGCAGGTGATGGACGCCGTCGGCGACGGAATCACGCCGACCGCCCGGTGA